A genome region from Prionailurus viverrinus isolate Anna chromosome A3, UM_Priviv_1.0, whole genome shotgun sequence includes the following:
- the MAPRE3 gene encoding microtubule-associated protein RP/EB family member 3 isoform X2 yields MAVNVYSTSVTSENLSRHDMLAWVNDSLHLNYTKIEQLCSGAAYCQFMDMLFPGCVHLRKVKFQAKLEHEYIHNFKVLQAAFKKMGVDKIIPVEKLVKGKFQDNFEFIQWFKKFFDANYDGKDYNPLLARQGQDVAPPPNPVPQRTSPTGPKNMQTSGRLSNVAPPCILRKNPPSARNGGHETDAQILELNQQLLDLKLTVDGLEKERDFYFSKLRDIELICQEHESENSPVISGIIGILYATEEGFAPPEDDEIEEHQQEDQDEY; encoded by the exons ATGGCCGTCAATGTGTACTCCACGTCCGTGACCAGTGAAAATCTGAGTCGCCATGATATGCTGGCATGGGTCAATGACTCCCTGCACCTCAACTATACCAAGATAGAACAGCTCTGTTCAG GGGCAGCCTATTGCCAGTTCATGGACATGCTCTTCCCCGGCTGTGTGCACTTGAGGAAGGTGAAGTTCCAGGCCAAACTAGAGCACGAATACATCCACAACTTCAAGGTGCTGCAAGCAGCTTTCAAGAAGATGGGTGTTGACAAA ATAATTCCCGTAGAGAAATTAGTGAAAGGAAAATTCCAAgataattttgagtttattcagTGGTTTAAGAAATTCTTTGACGCAAACTATGACGGAAAGGATTACAACCCTCTGCTGGCGCGGCAGGGCCAGGACGTAGCGCCCCCTCCTAACCCAG TTCCACAGAGGACGTCCCCCACAGGCCCCAAAAACATGCAGACCTCTGGCCGGCTGAGCAATGTGGCCCCACCCTGCATCCTCCGGAAGAACCCCCCATCAGCCCGGAATGGCGGCCATGAGACCGATGCCCAGATTCTCGAACTCAATCAGCAG CTATTGGATTTGAAGCTGACGGTGGATGGGCTGGAGAAGGAGCGTGACTTCTACTTCAGCAAACTTCGAGACATCGAGCTCATCTGCCAGGAACACGAAAGTGAGAACAGCCCGGTTATCTCGGGCATCATAGGCATTCTCTATGCCACCGAG gAAGGATTTGCACCCCCCGAGGACGATGAGATTGAGGAACACCAACAGGAAGACCAAGACGAGTACTGA
- the MAPRE3 gene encoding microtubule-associated protein RP/EB family member 3 isoform X1 — protein sequence MAVNVYSTSVTSENLSRHDMLAWVNDSLHLNYTKIEQLCSGAAYCQFMDMLFPGCVHLRKVKFQAKLEHEYIHNFKVLQAAFKKMGVDKIIPVEKLVKGKFQDNFEFIQWFKKFFDANYDGKDYNPLLARQGQDVAPPPNPGDQIFNKSKKLIGTAVPQRTSPTGPKNMQTSGRLSNVAPPCILRKNPPSARNGGHETDAQILELNQQLLDLKLTVDGLEKERDFYFSKLRDIELICQEHESENSPVISGIIGILYATEEGFAPPEDDEIEEHQQEDQDEY from the exons ATGGCCGTCAATGTGTACTCCACGTCCGTGACCAGTGAAAATCTGAGTCGCCATGATATGCTGGCATGGGTCAATGACTCCCTGCACCTCAACTATACCAAGATAGAACAGCTCTGTTCAG GGGCAGCCTATTGCCAGTTCATGGACATGCTCTTCCCCGGCTGTGTGCACTTGAGGAAGGTGAAGTTCCAGGCCAAACTAGAGCACGAATACATCCACAACTTCAAGGTGCTGCAAGCAGCTTTCAAGAAGATGGGTGTTGACAAA ATAATTCCCGTAGAGAAATTAGTGAAAGGAAAATTCCAAgataattttgagtttattcagTGGTTTAAGAAATTCTTTGACGCAAACTATGACGGAAAGGATTACAACCCTCTGCTGGCGCGGCAGGGCCAGGACGTAGCGCCCCCTCCTAACCCAGGTGATCAGATCTTCAACAAATCCAAGAAACTCATTGGCACAGCAG TTCCACAGAGGACGTCCCCCACAGGCCCCAAAAACATGCAGACCTCTGGCCGGCTGAGCAATGTGGCCCCACCCTGCATCCTCCGGAAGAACCCCCCATCAGCCCGGAATGGCGGCCATGAGACCGATGCCCAGATTCTCGAACTCAATCAGCAG CTATTGGATTTGAAGCTGACGGTGGATGGGCTGGAGAAGGAGCGTGACTTCTACTTCAGCAAACTTCGAGACATCGAGCTCATCTGCCAGGAACACGAAAGTGAGAACAGCCCGGTTATCTCGGGCATCATAGGCATTCTCTATGCCACCGAG gAAGGATTTGCACCCCCCGAGGACGATGAGATTGAGGAACACCAACAGGAAGACCAAGACGAGTACTGA